Part of the Periophthalmus magnuspinnatus isolate fPerMag1 chromosome 23, fPerMag1.2.pri, whole genome shotgun sequence genome, TGAACTATAAAGGTACTGATAGGACCCAACTGCTTCCTCAAGCAACTACTTCACAACATCATTTGTTTCCTGTACTATTTTTCCTTATGATTATCCAAATGAAGAAATTAGAATGTGAAAACTAGATATAAAACCTGCCTATCTAACAAATTATAGGCAAGTAGGAATAATGCATAGCTGATTAAAATAATGTCATGTGATGCTGATGTTTTTTCGTTCTGTGTGTCCAGAAGGTGAGCCGCCTGGAGGAGCATGAGAAGGAGGTTGTGAGTGCACTGCGTTACTTTAAGACCATTGTGGACAAAATGGTTGTTGAGAAGAAAGTGCTAGAGATGCTTCCAGGTTCAGCCAGCAAAGTACTAGAAGCCATCTTGCCCCTGGTTCAAGTGGAGGCCCGAATACAACATAGGTTAGTTATTTACGCTACATTTTGCTATGTGTTGAtgttaaacatttttacaattatgtTACACTGCAGATTTATTTACACAGTAACTTCATCAACAAAAATTAACAATCCTTTAAGTGTTGTTCTGGCTTTTCTCCTCATTCTTCCCATTCTTGTCTCTTTAACATTTCCGATGCTTCTATCCAGGCAAGTCCCAACTCGTGATGCGTGAACTAACATTCAAGTAGACGTCTGACATCTATCAAGATAtcctgtgtgttttatttggcAAAAAAGCTGCTTAGTTGCTTGGTAGTTATTGAAACTTGGATTTTGTTAGTACTAAAATACTAGTAACAGTCTAGATTTTAGCTTTAGAAAAAGTTCAATGCTTTTAGTCATCTGTCAGTGCAGATGAAAGCAGGAGGTCACACATGATGGGGAGTGCATCTGAGTGCTCTGTTTAGTGACGATTGATGGACTGTTGTTGCAACATTGAGGAACCGCCATCTGTGCAAATTTGACTCCAGCCACGACTCAAACCCCTCTAGATCATAGGTGGATGTACATCTTgcaatttgtcttttttcttcttaCCTAGCACATGTTTGTACATTGCAGTTGCAACTAGTTAATGTCAAATATTGTTGTTAAAATATAGGAagtactattttgtttgtgtctgtgtatatatatcGTAATGGTAGGTGTGGTTGATTTATTTTCACACTGCTTAATTTGTAACACTGCAGCCTGACACCTGTAACatgttaaatatgttaatgCAGCTTCTCCAATTGTGGTTCTACTTGCATGTATAGTTCATATCAAAGTATATTATCCACTCTACAGCTCTCAAAATTTCTGAAACTAAAGCTATAGCTCCACTGTCGCTCACCATCCTCAGGTCTTGCATGGCCCcttttcatatatatttatttttataagctGCTAACAAATGTTCTAGAAGCAACTGAAAGAACCTGATTCAGTCATGAATGTCCCATCTCTTGTGCAGACACTGGACGGATATCCCAGCCCTTGTGTTCAGCTGCTGCATGTTAATACAGGCCTCTGCCCCACCTTTACTCATTTCTGTGTTGGAAGTTCACTGTAAACGCAAATAAGACTAGTCCACTCATACACTCTTGTACAATCTCATGTGCAGATATTCTTAACCCCTCAAGCCTCTATTTACACATTTTCCCTGGGTGTGTACTTTGTAGTAATTGAGGAATGTGCCTTGCAGTCATACGGcaaggtgttttgttttgttgtatttgtatagTTTGTTGCAGTCACCTTTTTTCTCACCTATTTAATTTCCTCTCTTCACTGCAGGcctccagttctgtttttgtatTAATATAGCGACTTTTTCCAGTTTGGTTCAAAACTGCTCTTTTCTTCTTTGTGCAGTACTGCGCTGTCTTCCTGTCACAACCGAGTTTACCAGAGTCTGGCAAATCTAATACGATGGGCCGACCAAGTAATGCTAGATGGCATAGACTTGGAAGACAAGGAAAATGTGGCTGCGGTCACCAGTGTTATCAAAGCTGTTTTGGATGGTGTTAAGGTACGAGTATAAGCGTGTCATCATACGTCTATTTTAATTGGTAACAGACAATTGATTGCCATATTTCTTTAAAGGAACTGGTGAAGCTTACCATCGAGAAGCAGGAACAGCCATCACCTACCACTCCTAACAAACCTGTACCACCTGCTTCCCCGGCAGAGAAGTAAGCACAGTGGTTGCAAACACATTGGAACCTCTACCCATATTTTAGTGGTTAATGTTTTAGCTTTTTTGTCGATGCAGCAGTGAGACACCTTcactggagcaggagcaggaactGTCCCCAAAAGTGACTCCAGCATCTCCTCCAGCAGAGCCTGCCACTGATGGACCAGATGAGGATGTGGCCCCCCCAAAACCTCCTCTTCCTGAAGCCAAAATGGCAGAGCTCAGGTGAGAAAAAACAATACAGTTTAGAGTGGTAGGAAATTGATAGATTGATCTTGAAACGTCTGTTAAATCTCTCTACGCTTTTCTCTGGGAATGGGTCATGAGTACAGTCAGTTTTCTGGTTTCAAACTCTTTCTGCtcttttccatttgttttatcTTTGGGTTCTGGGTGCAGAGCACAGTTGAGTGCTGATGCTGGCCAAAGAAGACCTTGCCAAAAGGAGAAGTATGTTAGCTAGTTGGATTGTCTCTTTCCATTATAACACCCTACAGTAGATAGTCCATTTAAAGCTTCTTGATTGGATGTGTTTTGGTCTGCATGGTTGCATTGTCCCAAAAGTCTTTCCTCCAAGGTATTTCCAGAAGAAGACATCCAATCAGAAGGCCATCCAGTGCATGACTGTGTGTGCCCAATTATGCTGTTATAATGAGTCCCACATCGTGGTCCTGTATATTTTAATCTGTCCATAACATGACTTAACAGCCAGCTACACAGAGTGGCTTTATTTCATTCAAGTCTAACATGATGCCCCTTCTACTTCATCTCACTGTTCACCAGAGGGGATGATAATATTCATGTATTCATACAAAGTTAGTGTGTGCATACATGCCATAAAATTATGTATAATTGCTTGCCTTGTAAATGAATTACTGTAAAAAAGACACTGTATTATTGAAGTATTAAGTTGATTTATTATGTTTCTATAGTCCTCCACCAGccttaccacctaaaaaacgtCAGTCGGCTCCATCACCAACGCGGGTTGCAGTGGTGGCTCCTATGAGCCGTGGATCCAGTTTACCGTGTAGTGTTCATAGACAGGTGAGAGTTTGCCCTATCTTTAATGAATACACTTTTAAGATAATTCTCTAACATTGTACGTATGCAGCAGCAGGACTATGAGCAAGAGTTTCTTCAGAGGCGATTCTCAGGTGGAAGCCAGTCATACGGTGGAGACTCCCCTCGCCTGTCTCCATGCAGTAGTATGGGGAAACTTAGCAAATCTGATGAGCAGCTGTCCTCCATGGAGCAGGACAGTGGACAGTGCTCTCGTAACACTAGCTGTGAAACTCTCGGTAAGtcaaaaattaaactaaataaaatggtCAAATGACGCATTTAACAGCACTGACTGGTTATGCATTTTCCCATTTAGACAACGCAGAAAATTATGACCCAGATTACGACTTCCTTCATCAGGACTTGTCTAATGGAGAAAACCTGCCCCCTATCCCTGTGGGGGGATGTCTCAGCCCCCTCCCAGAATCTCACAGTGAATCCTCTTCCCCAGTGCCTGGACAGCACCCTTCACATCCTCGCTTCAGCGCACCCCCACCACAGCATCCACCGGAATACTGGACCCCACAGCCAAACCAGACCAACCCTTTACATGCATCCCGTATTAGTGCACCACCTGCATTGCCCCAAAAGAAGAGACGAAGCACTCAGACGTCAGCCTTTTTCAGATGGGGTCTAGGGTGCTGTATGAACGTTATCCCTCTCAATATGACAACCTTGTCAGAAGAGGAACTGCATCCAACACCACCTTTCCCCCTTTTTACACCCATCTCACCAATGCCACAGTCAAATGGGGGCGTTTTTGTTGCTCAGTACATGGCCAGTGAGAATGCGGATGTGCCCTCCAGCCCACCACCACTGCCTGAGAAGAAAAGTCGACACAGTAAGTGACGAATTAAAGGGCTGTTTTGAGACATGGTGGATATTGTTaggtctggaaaaaaaaagttttaacttTTGACATAAAATGTTAAGAAGATAATTCCAACGAAAATGCAATCAAcaattttgcacatattttatGGGCTATCTTCACAATTTGCATAATTCTCATCCATTATTATTGTCAAGCTAAGACATTTTCCCATCATATTACAGTATTATAATACAGACAGGAAATGGGTACCGGATATGCTACAATGGGGCCAGGGTTATTAAGAGGGCCACACATTGATTTTCCTGACCACACCTGCCTCTTCATCACTTCCCCTGGGCTACTGTATTAGGTCACTTTATACAGCCCTTCCTGTCTGTGTTCATTCATCACATATATGGCTAAAATTATACAAACCTAAAATGAATTCTCATGAAAAACAATgcagtgtaaaataaatgtttacccTTTCTCTCATTATGTTTTCGTCTTCTTTGTATTAGTTCTCCAGTACATGCAGTTTGTGGAAGACTACTCTGAGCCGCAGCCCTCTGTATTCTACAAATGCCACAAAGTGGAGAGCATCTATGAACAGCGTAATAAGCGCTTTCAAGAGTATATGGCTTTAATGACTCCTTTAGCAGCACGGACTCTGTCCATGAGCCAGTTCAACCTCCAGCGCTACCCCAAAGCAAAGGCAACTGGTAAGAAATACTGAATTTCTAAAAGATGCTTCCTAAAATAACTTTTTATGTTTGGTTTAAACAATAAACACTGCCAATCTCAAATTTATTTTCAGTCTTCTTCAGTTTAAATTAAACCAGACTTTCTTCCTATTTTAACTTTTCTCACCTCTGTCTTTATGCAGTACTTCCTACATCACTCTGCACTTACACTTGTACACATAAGGCTCTTATTGAGATAAAACTAACCTTTATAAGCATTATAATAGACCAAATTTGCAGCACTTGTCTCTAATAAGTGACACTAGAGCTGAAGAGGTTCAGGAAAAATAATGTAGTTTAAAAAATCAGGATTCAATTCACAATCCATCAAAGTAAACTATCCCAAGAAGAGCCTGATCAATGGCTGTATCAAATTGATCAAatcttggaaaaacaaaatctcaAATGTAGCCCATCTGATTTTAGTGATGGGTGGCTAACAGAGCTAAGGCTGGGACAAGCTGATGTTTGCAGCAGCAAATCCTAATCTTGCCGCATGTTGTGGATTTGATGAAACTGTGACCTAGCTAAAGACCATCTTTACAAAACCGGCCTTACATGCTCTCCAGAGTTTacatggattaaaaaaaaacctgcagaGAGAAATGCATTGTGGCCCCATTCACACCATGCTATACTTAGTAGTTGACCTGTTTTTTACCCCTCACAGTTACAACAtttgtgattttcttttttatacatTATCCTCTGGTAAACTGCTCTGAATTATTCTTTATAACCACCTTTCACCTCTGCTCACTTAATTATTAACACTTTCTTCTCTACCTGTCTTTTTCCTTCCTGGCCCTTGGTTTCTTCTCAggcctctcactcctcttccccttcctcctcctcttcctcttctttgtcTTGCCACCTCCAGCCGTCTGTGGCGGCCATGGAGGACTTGGGCTCAGGGCTGGGCCTCAGCATGTCTGTCTCTAACTCTTACCTGATTGGCCAGACATCTCTGACCACGCCCACGGTGAGTCCATCGCCTCAGCCCCATCTCCTCATAGTCCTGCATGGCCTAGGTGCTGTGTGGTCTGCACCGGTCAAGGGTCACCTTCATCTTAGTGATCCCCATAAAACTGCCTGTCGTGTTCACCTGCCCTTGATGGGCTGGAGATGTGGCTGCTGTGTGTGGTCCTGTTTTGTTCACTCACCCATTTGTGTGTGCTTTAGCTGTGtgaattcatttgttttgtctttagttTAAGCTGTAGTGTCTTTGTACTCGTAAAGATTGTTTGCTGTGACACTAAGCTTTTggtaaatctgacttttttgtAGGTAATATACATGAGGATTTGGAGAGGGAAgaaattgaaatgaaaaattaaaaagCAATGATATCAAGCAATTGTGTACTTATATCTTATACTTAAATTTATATCTAAGTATAAGTAGTTAATATGGTTTTCTGACTATGATTTCGCAGTGAACTTTGCTGCTGATGGTGATGTAGGACTGTAATGGTTGACCCAGTGTAGGAGGCAGGGAGGATGTCCCTCAGGAGATCTGTGGTGGAATGCAGCTCCAGATGGACCTGATGGAAAACACATTTCTCTGTATGCTCCATCATCTCATCTTCTCATCATCTGACCGTAGCAACATAAGATGTACTGGTGGAAGTATTTTTCCAAATCCAACAAGTTTCCATTTCATCTGTTGTTatgttagtttagtttatagACATGTTGCATTCAAAACATCACATGTCTTATTTATGTAAACAAGTATTTAGCTTTTGCTTTTATACAgccattaaatataaaatatttgctCTTTAATCTGTCAAACATCTACGGAAAAGTTTACAAATGGCAGGTGTCATACTGTGGTTTACTTTTTGCTCTATAGATaaaggtgtgaactgtgacCTCACACCTATATCGCCAGACAAAACCAAGCTTTTGTTCTAACCAGGTTGTGAGCTGTAAACTTCTCATCTCAGTGCCCCTACATGTTTCTGTCTCATGCCTGTCCTTTTTCTTTGGAATGTTTGCATTCCTCAGTTCCTTAGGGCATGAGGTTTTGAGGATGTCATAGAAGAGGAAAGGGTGCTGGGAAAGCTGTTTTGCATAGAGTGGAATAGGAAAGGCAGAATTAAATGTTATCGTTGTCATTTGATTGTAAGAATGAATTTCCTATTCTCATGAGCATTTATTCAGGGATTTTCTGTGTGCCTGCTGGTGCATGAATACATTTGTCTGCAGTGTTTATCAGGGATCTGCGTCTGAGCTGCTGGTATGTTGAAACAAAGTTGGTATGTGCAACGTGTTGCTACAGGTTAACAGTACCTCACTGCCCCTGCTGACTACCACATACGCATTTACCGTCAAGCCATCTCCAAGGTCAACTTTGCACATTGTTGgtacattgttgtttttattttctgggGATCATTTTGGGCTTTCTCATGGCAGATGTTTGTCTTGCTGTCAGTTTGTTGCAAATGGCGTACAGAGCATTATTACAGGTTGAGGCACATCATTTCTAAAGCTCTGGTTTGCCACATTTTTTTATGGAAGCTAAATGTCCCGTCCTCTGATTTGAGaatatctttattttcttttctgtcttaacctctctgctcctgtgacaCTTTCACTTCTTTTATTCCTGCCTTTTACCAATCACAGAGCTTGGACCAGGTTGCCTTGACCAATGCCACCTGTCTGGATGGCAGCGGGGGCGGACCCAACGGTTCACTGACTGGCTCAATGGGCTCTGTGGCTGTCTGTCTTCCCTCTGAGTCTTCTCTTACTGATTCTCTCCATACCTCTGCGGTGAGCTAACAAATGGACAGGCAGCCCATGTTTAGTAAAAGGTGTCCAGGATGTAAATGAAGCACTTATCCAAAATGTATGATACTATGAGTGGCCCTTGTTATCTTTATATTTCAACATCAATGACCCGTGACAACACTTTGATAATGTAGAGAGTCATGTTTGCTCTTTGATGACTGCCCTATAAACAAGACTCTAGTACAGCATTTTGCACTGCATGTTGTTTTGCCACTAATGTTTAAATGATGCACTCTAGTACCCCCTGGTGGTCTTTCAGACACTCGTGTGATACAGTCCTTTGCTAGCTGCTATCTTTGCCCCAGTCCCACCCATAGAAAACATGATTCCCCTCTCCGCTCCTTATGCTCTCGGCCTgtgttcctcctctcttcctgtaGAGCGAGAGTGCCAACGACGAGGGTGGAGAGGGGGAGTACGTCAACTTGTACTCATCCAGCCAGGCCAATGGGGAGCTGCTTCTCTCCCACAGAGTAAGTAGCAGAATGCCACCAGTGAAAGGTCAATTCCATTTGTGCATCGCATCACTTCAGGACATGAATCAATgagaataatatttttaaattcagAAGTTTGTGAGATTGATTCATATCTTGAACTGTTCACTCTGAAATGGAACTTGAACAAAGACAAACCTGACAGCATGAGCTCTGCACTAGTTTAACTGCAAAGAGGCTTTTGTGCATAACATATGGGTGTATGTTCGTACTCTTTGGCTGGCGACTGCTTTCTCCACTTGCTTTTCAAAAGCCAAGTGCTTTAACACTGCTTCATTCTAACTCCTGACATTTTGGTGTTCCTATTGGGGACTACATGGTTTGCAGGAAGtagcttttctaaataatatTTGTCATAATGGCTATGTCttggtatgtatgtatgtatgtggtgcgctctatgggtctgTTAATTTAGTCTGTGGAACCACAATCAACTAACTAGTTCTGGTTGATGattgtgtgattgtgtttggttttgtcattttaacttGGTGTCTCAGGGTTTTTAGTCGTCTGTCATGGATGCAATAGTTCCACGTTGTCATCTTCTCTTACTACATGTCAACTTAACAATAATATTGGTTTATATGTTTCTACGCATTAGTCATTCCATTTAATTATTTACTGACAATGGATTATACTTTAAGGCTAATATTAGATTTTGCAATTTTCTTATATTAATCAGGAAACTAATGCTACTGAAGATGTACTTCAAGATCCAACCCCTCAAACGACATCGACTAATAGCAAAGAGGCTATAGACAAAGGACGGTAAGATCTGCAATAGTTGGTTGCATCTAATGTTTAGATCTAGTGCTGCCTCCGTTAtgagtgtgtttttctttcattacagAAGACCAAAGTCTGCAGATTCAGCTGAGAGTGACGAAGAAGATGTTGATGAGTTGTCCCTTATTGACCACAAAGAGATTATGAGCAGGTTAACACTGAAACAAGAGgtgatttttcattatttttaaactattttataatgtaatatttagttAAACCAGTTTATTATAGTTACCAGTAATAGTGCAGAATTTATAGGACAACATAACAAAGAATAGCTACTAAAACTCCCTCCTCTAATGAATGTTATGTTATGTAGTTCCCCTGTAAGATTAAAGTAGTGGTGCTACTGCTATAATGGAAAATAAATTTAACAACTAAAAACAAAGACGGGTTGTGTGATGTGCTTGCAGAATAGATCTCAGTTCTTTGATTATCAAGCCTTGTGTAAGTCTGGTTACTGCAGCCAAACATTGGATACTGTATGTGCTCCTTGAGGAGGAACTTAGTATGAGTTTGGTTGTCCAGCTGATGTTTTCTTTTCCTACCTTATATCCTGTcatctgtttcattgttttccTTTGTGATTTTCTCAGAATGATGATGGCCCAGATGTTCGAGCTGGATCGGGGGATATTTTATTAGTCCATGCTACAGAAACAGACCGAAAAGGTACAGTACAATATAAAGGGAACAGttcttatttctgtttagattctGTTGGCATTAATTTTCCTAACAGAAATTGAAATGCACTTGTTTTTACTTGACAGATCTGGTTCTCTACTGTGAAGCATTTCTGACAACATATCGGACTTTTATCACCCCGGAGGACCTTATTAAGAAGCTACATTACAGATATCCTTTTCTGATGACAATATATTTACTCTAGTTATTTACATGCTTATCTTATGTTTTTGCCCTTtcgtgttgttttgttgttattaaattcAATAAAAGGAATAGTCCGTTAGTAGATGAGGCTTGTAATGGCGTCAACGCTTATTGTTTATGCAAAAGACAGATCAGTGTCTTGATGCACTCAGTAGggtattatgtttttaaatggtatttgcttgtttttctttcttttcttttttttttttgcaaacaatGCATTTCAGTTTAACGGTTATAatctaattttgttttgttctatttGTTGCACTGTGTTATTCTTGACAACACTGCACATATACAAGGTTTTGTCACAGTCCAGACATATTCAAGAAGAGGGTCAGCAAGAATACTTTCTTTGTTCTGGTCAGAGTAGTGGATGAGCTGTGGTGAGTTTTTCAACTGACTACTTTTGAATTTCTGACATGGTTTGTTTAGCAAAGATTCAATTATTGTCttaatttttgttcagtcttgtGGAGCTGACCGAAGACATCCTTAAACAGTTAATGGACCTGGTATTCAGGTTAGTGTGTAATGGTGAACTAAGCCTTGCTCGTGTGCTCCGTAACTACATCCTggacaaagtggaacagaaaaGGTTGCTGCGCTACACCAACTCCCTGAAACCCCTCTCGGCACGGGGTGTCTCTGCCAGGTATTGGAAAagtcaaacaaacacaaaatctcCTGGACATCCAAGTGTAAAGaaggtgttgtgtgtgttgacaGGCCTGGTACCCTCCATGACTTCCGCAGTCATGAAATTGCAGATCAGCTCACTCTTCTTGATGCTGAACTCTTCTATAAAATTGAAGTAATTATTTAGAccaatgtattttgttttcattactcctcctttaaaattgtatttaccAATTTATCAATGTACATTTAGATTCCAGAAGTTCTACTTTGGGCCAAGGAGCAAAATGAGGAAAAGAGTCCTAACTTGACTCAGTTTACTGAGCATTTCAACAACATGAGTTACTGGTAAGACAAAAAGATCTGTCGTTTTGTCCAGGGAACTTGTACAGTCTAACAAAGTACTTTTTTGTAGGGTTCGCTCTTTGATAATCCAGCAGGAGAAACCTCAAGACCGAGAGAAGCTGCTTCTCAAGTTCATTAAAATAATGAAGGTTAATAAAATCAGCTGTGTTTGTCCTTTTCAGCTGTGATTGTCCTTTTCAAATgccataattacattttttttctttattgtagCACTTAAGAAAGTTGAATAATTTCAACTCGTACTTGGCAATACTGTCTGCACTGGACTCTGCCCCTATTAGGAGATTGGAGTGGCAAAAGCAGACTTCTGAGGTTAGAtaagtttgaaaatgttgtgTATGTATTATGTATATATGCATCATCAtatgtacaatatatatatGCTTTACTCCTTAGGGATTGGAGGAATATTGCACATTGATTgacagctcctcctccttcagagcataCAGAGCAGCTCTTGCTGAAGTGGAACCTCCATGCATCCCCTACTTGTGAGCCATTTGATAATGCAGTCAGACTTATGAGTGTCTTCATTATGTTTGCAGTTTGGTGAAAATTACCCTTTCTGTCTCTCAGGGGTCTTATTCTACAGGACTTGACATTTGTGCATTTGGGAAATCCAGACCTCATTGAGGGAAAAGTCAATTTCTCCAAACGCTGGCAACAATTTAACATCTTGGACAGCATGCGTCGCTTCCAGCAAGTGTATGTCTACTACTGTGTGAATAAAATGTTGGTGATGCTTAAAATTGCCCCTTTTTAAAGGCTTTCTGCTCATTCCAGGCATTACGAGCTAAAACGAAATGAAGATATTGTGTCCTTCTTCAATGACTTCAGTGACCACCTTGCAGAAGAGGCGCTATGGGAG contains:
- the rapgef1b gene encoding LOW QUALITY PROTEIN: rap guanine nucleotide exchange factor 1b (The sequence of the model RefSeq protein was modified relative to this genomic sequence to represent the inferred CDS: inserted 3 bases in 3 codons; deleted 1 base in 1 codon) — protein: MSGKIESKQDSQRSHLSSFTMKVMNKFHSPKIKRTPSKKGKPQQPEPEAKSTEKPANKKVSRLEEHEKEVVSALRYFKTIVDKMVVEKKVLEMLPGSASKVLEAILPLVQVEARIQHSTALSSCHNRVYQSLANLIRWADQVMLDGIDLEDKENVAAVTSVIKAVLDGVKELVKLTIEKQEQPSPTTPNKPVPPASPAENSETPSLEQEQELSPKVTPASPPAEPATDGPDEDVAPPKPPLPEAKMAELRAQLSADAGQRRPCQKENPPPALPPKKRQSAPSPTRVAVVAPMSRGSSLPCSVHRQQQDYEQEFLQRRFSGGSQSYGGDSPRLSPCSSMGKLSKSDEQLSSMEQDSGQCSRNTSCETLDNAENYDPDYDFLHQDLSNGENLPPIPVGGCLSPLPESHSESSSPVPGQHPSHPRFSAPPPQHPPEYWTPQPNQTNPLHASRISAPPALPQKKRRSTQTSAFXQMGSRVLYERYPSQYDNLSEEELHPTPPFPLFTPISPMPQSNGGVFVAQYMASENADVPSSPPPLPEKKSRHILQYMQFVEDYSEPQPSVFYKCHKVESIYEQRNKXLSRVYGFNDSFSSTDSVHEPVQPPALXPKQRQLSESANDEGGEGEYVNLYSSSQANGELLLSHRETNATEDVLQDPTPQTTSTNSKEAIDKGRRPKSADSAESDEEDVDELSLIDHKEIMSRLTLKQENDDGPDVRAGSGDILLVHATETDRKDLVLYCEAFLTTYRTFITPEDLIKKLHYRYTRFCHSPDIFKKRVSKNTFFVLVRVVDELCLVELTEDILKQLMDLVFRLVCNGELSLARVLRNYILDKVEQKRLLRYTNSLKPLSARGVSARPGTLHDFRSHEIADQLTLLDAELFYKIEIPEVLLWAKEQNEEKSPNLTQFTEHFNNMSYWVRSLIIQQEKPQDREKLLLKFIKIMKHLRKLNNFNSYLAILSALDSAPIRRLEWQKQTSEGLEEYCTLIDSSSSFRAYRAALAEVEPPCIPYLGLILQDLTFVHLGNPDLIEGKVNFSKRWQQFNILDSMRRFQQVHYELKRNEDIVSFFNDFSDHLAEEALWELSLKIKPRNIARRKTDREEKT